A window from Acidobacteriota bacterium encodes these proteins:
- a CDS encoding TatD family hydrolase, translating into MLVDSHAHMEMDAFDADRDAVLERARAAGVDFILAIGNAHPESGSMDRALELCRRHPGLATTAGIHPHDARIASDAWYARLTDRLREPEVWAVGEIGLDYYYDHSPRDVQRGVFRDLLVMAREADRPVIVHARDATADLLDILERHWTPPNPGGIMHCFAGDPAMAARCLALGFYVSFAGPITFPRGDNVRTAAAAVPADRLLVETDSPYLAPVPVRGRRNEPAHVRHVAAALARVHGLDEAALARRTTENFWRLFERFRHNVDVMRRALLLAPPRHEI; encoded by the coding sequence ATGCTCGTCGACTCCCACGCCCACATGGAGATGGACGCCTTCGACGCCGACCGCGACGCCGTGCTGGAACGAGCGCGCGCCGCCGGCGTCGACTTCATCCTCGCCATCGGCAACGCCCACCCGGAGAGCGGCTCCATGGACCGGGCGCTGGAACTGTGCCGCCGTCACCCGGGCCTGGCCACCACCGCCGGCATCCACCCCCACGACGCCCGGATCGCCTCCGACGCGTGGTACGCCCGCCTGACGGATCGGCTGCGGGAACCGGAGGTGTGGGCGGTGGGCGAGATCGGACTCGACTATTACTACGACCACTCGCCGCGGGACGTCCAGCGCGGCGTCTTCCGCGATCTCCTGGTCATGGCGCGGGAGGCGGACCGGCCCGTGATCGTCCACGCCCGGGACGCCACCGCCGATCTGCTGGACATCCTGGAGCGTCACTGGACACCGCCCAACCCGGGCGGCATCATGCACTGCTTCGCCGGCGACCCGGCCATGGCGGCGCGCTGCCTGGCCCTGGGGTTTTACGTCTCGTTTGCCGGCCCCATCACGTTCCCCAGAGGCGACAACGTCCGCACCGCCGCCGCCGCTGTGCCGGCGGACCGGCTGCTGGTGGAGACCGACTCGCCGTACCTGGCGCCCGTGCCCGTGCGCGGGCGGCGCAACGAGCCGGCCCACGTCCGCCACGTGGCTGCCGCCCTGGCCCGGGTGCACGGCCTGGACGAGGCCGCGCTGGCCCGCCGCACCACGGAAAATTTCTGGCGGTTGTTTGAGCGGTTCCGGCACAATGTTGATGTGATGAGAAGAGCGCTCCTTTTAGCGCCACCGAGACACGAGATATAA
- the larC gene encoding nickel pincer cofactor biosynthesis protein LarC, whose protein sequence is MKTLYFDLFSGCSGDMILGALLDLGADFETVRQGLAALPVGGYRLEVNRVLRGGVAATRLTVHIAGQEHKHVRGRAHDQARAGEHEHEHDYEHEHEHEQGDQPSIINHPLSTLNMQPSTHDHRTYAQIRDMIAAAPLAPAVRARATAIFEHLAIAEGKIHGRPPEAVHFHEVGAVDSIVDIVGISLALDHLGFDSFACSAANVGSGTVRCAHGVLPVPAPATAELLRGFPVYSAHFAGELVTPTGAAVLRTLVPEPGRLPAGTLLRTGWGAGSREHPDGPNALRLLVIEMADAGAADTEVAVLECNLDDMLPELVGELADTLRAAGALDVFLTPVQMKKSRPGTLLTLLCRPPDTPRFADELLARSTTFGVRVHRCAREVLDRRSFAVDTPYGAVSVKAGLRRGRLLKATPEFEDCRRLAAAADVPVAVVYQAAAAAVTAGWDQWVRRLEHGDA, encoded by the coding sequence ATGAAGACTCTCTACTTCGACCTGTTCTCCGGCTGCAGCGGCGACATGATCCTGGGCGCCCTGCTGGACCTCGGCGCCGACTTCGAGACCGTCCGGCAGGGGCTGGCCGCGCTCCCGGTTGGGGGTTACCGGTTGGAAGTGAACCGGGTGCTCCGGGGCGGCGTCGCCGCCACGCGGCTGACGGTACACATCGCGGGGCAGGAGCATAAACATGTCCGCGGGCGCGCACACGATCAAGCACGCGCCGGCGAGCACGAGCACGAGCACGACTACGAGCACGAGCACGAGCACGAGCAAGGCGATCAACCATCAATCATCAACCATCCACTCTCAACTCTCAACATGCAACCCTCAACCCATGATCATCGGACGTACGCCCAGATCCGGGACATGATCGCGGCGGCTCCCCTGGCGCCGGCGGTGCGCGCGCGCGCCACGGCGATCTTCGAGCACCTGGCGATCGCCGAGGGAAAGATCCACGGCCGGCCGCCCGAGGCGGTCCACTTCCACGAGGTGGGAGCGGTGGATTCCATCGTGGATATCGTCGGCATCTCCCTGGCCTTGGACCACTTGGGTTTCGATAGCTTCGCCTGCTCCGCCGCCAACGTAGGTTCCGGCACGGTGCGGTGCGCCCACGGCGTGCTGCCGGTGCCGGCGCCCGCCACCGCCGAACTGCTGCGGGGCTTCCCAGTCTATTCGGCGCACTTTGCCGGCGAGCTCGTCACCCCCACCGGCGCCGCGGTGCTGCGGACGCTGGTGCCGGAGCCGGGCCGCCTCCCCGCCGGCACCCTGCTCCGCACCGGCTGGGGCGCCGGCAGCCGGGAGCATCCCGACGGTCCCAACGCGCTCCGCCTGCTCGTCATCGAAATGGCGGACGCCGGCGCCGCCGACACCGAGGTGGCCGTGCTGGAGTGCAACCTGGACGACATGCTCCCCGAGCTGGTGGGGGAGCTGGCGGACACCCTGCGCGCCGCCGGCGCCCTCGACGTGTTCCTCACCCCTGTTCAAATGAAAAAGTCCCGGCCCGGTACCCTGCTCACGCTCCTGTGCCGCCCGCCTGACACCCCACGCTTCGCCGATGAGCTGCTGGCGCGGAGCACCACGTTCGGCGTGCGGGTGCACCGCTGCGCGCGGGAGGTGCTGGATCGGAGGAGCTTCGCTGTGGACACGCCGTACGGCGCGGTCTCGGTCAAGGCGGGACTGCGGCGCGGCCGCCTGCTCAAGGCCACGCCCGAATTCGAGGACTGCCGCCGCCTCGCCGCCGCCGCGGACGTGCCCGTCGCCGTCGTCTACCAGGCCGCCGCCGCCGCGGTCACCGCCGGCTGGGACCAGTGGGTCCGCCGCCTCGAACATGGGGACGCCTGA
- a CDS encoding NAD-dependent deacylase, translating into MNDKLSRAATWLREARAVAVVTGAGISAESGVPTFRGANGLWKNFRAEELATPNAFARDPRLVWEWYDWRRQLIAGCAPNAGHETLARWERRFPAFTLVTQNVDGLHRRAGSRVVLCVHGDIWRVRCTACGREELDERAPLPHLPPRCACGALLRPGVVWFGESLPMDAYQAGAEAVRAADVVLVVGTSGLVYPVAGLPMMARSAGARLVEVNVAETPLSPIMDIILPGPSGEILPELDRRLAE; encoded by the coding sequence ATGAACGACAAACTGAGCCGGGCCGCCACGTGGTTGCGCGAGGCCCGGGCTGTGGCGGTGGTCACGGGCGCCGGGATCTCCGCCGAAAGCGGCGTGCCGACGTTCCGCGGCGCCAATGGACTGTGGAAGAATTTCCGGGCCGAGGAGCTGGCCACCCCCAACGCCTTCGCCCGCGACCCGCGCCTCGTCTGGGAGTGGTACGACTGGCGCCGCCAGCTCATCGCCGGTTGCGCCCCCAACGCGGGGCACGAAACGCTGGCCCGCTGGGAGCGCCGCTTCCCGGCCTTCACCCTCGTGACGCAAAACGTAGACGGCCTGCATCGACGTGCCGGCAGTCGCGTCGTCCTCTGCGTGCACGGCGACATCTGGCGGGTGCGTTGCACCGCCTGCGGCCGGGAGGAACTGGACGAACGGGCGCCGCTGCCCCATCTCCCGCCGCGCTGCGCCTGCGGCGCCCTGCTCCGCCCGGGCGTGGTCTGGTTCGGCGAGAGCCTGCCCATGGACGCGTACCAGGCCGGCGCCGAGGCCGTCCGCGCCGCCGACGTGGTGCTGGTGGTGGGGACGTCGGGCCTGGTGTACCCGGTGGCCGGTCTGCCCATGATGGCCCGCTCCGCGGGCGCCCGGCTCGTTGAAGTCAACGTGGCCGAGACGCCACTCAGCCCCATCATGGACATCATACTCCCAGGACCATCCGGCGAGATCCTGCCGGAGCTGGACCGACGCCTAGCGGAATGA
- the aroB gene encoding 3-dehydroquinate synthase — protein sequence MTVPPDLDMRYPHCTVPVFFADGREPAELERAVIRPLAPDRIALVSDANVFARHGYALEALLAQAGHVVATVVLQPGEETKSPEVAAEVAGAFCENGLSRRSLVLALGGGVVGDLAGFVAGIYMRGIRYVQVPTSLLAQVDSAVGGKVGVNLHDAKNMLGLFYQPAAIWVDTRYLATLPEAEYHGAFGEVLKYALTLDATLYERLAALPAVAAVRGDAAFNAELVRRCVARKAEVAAADETERGLRRVLNFGHTAGHALEAAGEYRRFCHGEAVAVGMVVAQELGRRLGCVDAAWAEASIACIRRLLPAPALDGLDAGALLAAMTHDKKWSGSRRCFVFSTGPGRHRIEDDVPAEAVAAALRHVLAADPAASAWV from the coding sequence GTGACCGTGCCCCCCGACCTCGACATGCGGTATCCCCACTGCACCGTCCCCGTTTTTTTCGCCGACGGACGGGAGCCGGCCGAGCTGGAGCGCGCGGTGATCCGCCCGCTGGCGCCGGACCGGATCGCCCTTGTCTCCGATGCCAACGTCTTCGCCCGGCATGGCTACGCCCTCGAGGCGCTGCTGGCGCAGGCCGGCCATGTGGTCGCCACCGTCGTGCTCCAGCCGGGCGAGGAGACCAAGTCGCCGGAGGTGGCCGCCGAGGTGGCCGGCGCCTTTTGTGAAAACGGGCTGAGCCGACGCTCGCTGGTGCTGGCCTTGGGTGGCGGCGTCGTGGGAGACCTGGCCGGTTTCGTCGCCGGGATCTACATGCGCGGCATTCGCTACGTGCAGGTGCCCACCTCGCTCCTGGCCCAGGTGGACAGCGCCGTCGGCGGCAAGGTGGGCGTCAACCTGCACGACGCCAAGAACATGCTGGGTCTCTTTTACCAGCCCGCCGCCATCTGGGTGGACACCCGCTATCTCGCCACGCTGCCGGAGGCCGAATATCACGGCGCCTTCGGCGAGGTGCTCAAGTATGCACTGACCCTCGACGCGACCCTGTACGAACGGCTGGCGGCGCTGCCCGCCGTGGCGGCGGTTCGCGGCGACGCCGCCTTCAACGCCGAGCTGGTGCGGCGGTGCGTCGCGCGCAAGGCCGAGGTGGCGGCCGCCGATGAAACGGAGCGGGGGCTGCGCCGAGTGCTCAACTTCGGCCACACTGCCGGCCACGCCCTGGAGGCGGCCGGCGAATACCGCCGCTTCTGCCACGGCGAGGCGGTGGCGGTGGGTATGGTGGTGGCGCAGGAACTGGGTCGGCGACTGGGATGCGTGGATGCGGCATGGGCCGAGGCCAGCATCGCCTGCATCCGGCGGCTGCTGCCGGCGCCGGCGCTGGACGGCCTCGACGCCGGGGCGCTCCTGGCCGCCATGACCCACGACAAGAAATGGTCCGGAAGCCGCCGCTGCTTTGTGTTCTCCACGGGGCCGGGCCGCCATCGCATCGAGGACGACGTTCCCGCCGAGGCGGTCGCCGCAGCCCTCCGTCACGTGCTGGCGGCGGATCCGGCCGCATCGGCGTGGGTGTAG
- a CDS encoding ubiquinone/menaquinone biosynthesis methyltransferase — protein MFAGIAHRYDLLNHLLSFGTDIRWRRAAVRRWALQLPAGRAVLLDLCCGTGDLARLMARFGPVTGCDFCLPMLARGRDKLRRRAPRGHPVRLAAGDALALPFPDGCVDGLMVAFGVRNFADVDAGLHEMRRVLRPGGVAGILEFSQPTLPVFRPLFLFYFHRVLPALGRLISGRGGAYRYLPESVAAFPDASTFAAQLEAAGFRDVTWRRYTCGVAALHVARR, from the coding sequence ATGTTCGCCGGGATCGCCCACCGCTACGACCTGCTCAACCACCTCCTGTCTTTTGGGACCGACATTCGTTGGCGCCGCGCGGCGGTGCGCCGGTGGGCGTTGCAGTTGCCGGCGGGACGCGCGGTGCTGCTGGACCTGTGCTGCGGCACCGGCGACCTGGCCCGGCTCATGGCCCGCTTCGGACCGGTGACCGGCTGCGACTTCTGCCTGCCCATGCTGGCGCGGGGCCGCGACAAGCTGCGCCGCCGCGCGCCCCGCGGCCACCCCGTCCGTCTGGCCGCGGGCGACGCTCTGGCGCTGCCGTTTCCCGACGGCTGCGTTGACGGGCTGATGGTGGCCTTCGGCGTACGCAACTTCGCCGACGTGGACGCCGGGCTTCACGAGATGCGCCGGGTGCTGCGCCCGGGCGGGGTGGCGGGAATCCTGGAATTTTCCCAACCGACCCTGCCGGTGTTCCGGCCGCTGTTCCTGTTCTACTTCCACCGGGTGCTGCCGGCGCTGGGACGGCTGATCTCCGGCCGCGGCGGCGCCTACCGCTATCTGCCCGAGTCGGTGGCCGCGTTCCCCGACGCTTCGACGTTCGCGGCGCAGCTCGAGGCGGCGGGTTTCCGCGACGTGACCTGGCGGCGTTACACCTGCGGCGTCGCCGCCCTGCACGTGGCCCGGCGGTGA
- a CDS encoding AMP-binding protein, with product MPNYPWYDVREIRDLRDMLAQSARLYGPRDAFRVKYGDTWTGITYAEFTRRVTALEAALALHGHRPGRTMGIYSEGRWEWALAYLAGAGSGGINVPVDKDLREGEVRHILDATRAELLVTSERFADPVREIRAALPRLKTVISMDAPAHDGGVLSLARLLEEGAERIRAEGAPAPAIDPEATAAIIYTSGTMGSSKGVMLSHRNITANMMDMCRAVYIDEHDTFLSVLPLHHTYECTCGMLTPLYRGCTIVYCDNLRRVADTMREVKPTMMLGVPLLFESMYRKIQEGIDQRGRGRFRLAKGLVGVTGLLGLDLRKKVFGAVHQKFGGRLRLLVSGGAAVDPDVVKFFRELGIHCIQGYGLTECAPILAVNRSKLFKDGAAGLPLPHVEIRIVDGEICARGPNIMQGYFENPEATAEMIRDGWLHTGDLGYIDDDGFVHIQGRKKAVIVLANGKNVYPEEVEYYLNQSPFILESLVWEGPEATGPEVEEIQAIIVPNMEAVDKHCQEKGVTLSDELVEEILRTELRRRCAGLPPYKRVRRFTIRWEEFDKTTTRKIKRFLYTQKIMKI from the coding sequence ATGCCTAACTACCCCTGGTACGACGTGCGGGAGATCCGGGACCTGCGGGATATGCTGGCCCAGAGCGCCCGCCTGTACGGCCCTCGTGACGCCTTCCGGGTCAAATACGGCGACACGTGGACCGGGATCACCTACGCCGAGTTCACCCGCCGGGTGACTGCGCTGGAAGCGGCGCTGGCCCTCCACGGACACCGGCCGGGCAGGACCATGGGCATCTACTCCGAGGGCCGCTGGGAGTGGGCGCTCGCGTACCTGGCCGGAGCCGGCAGCGGCGGCATCAACGTGCCGGTGGACAAGGACCTGCGCGAGGGCGAGGTGCGCCACATCCTCGACGCCACCCGCGCCGAGCTGCTCGTCACCTCGGAGCGCTTCGCCGATCCGGTCCGGGAGATTCGCGCCGCGCTGCCCCGGCTCAAAACGGTGATCTCCATGGACGCCCCCGCCCACGACGGTGGCGTGCTGTCGCTGGCGCGGCTGTTGGAGGAGGGCGCGGAACGGATCCGCGCCGAGGGCGCCCCGGCGCCGGCCATCGATCCGGAAGCGACGGCGGCCATCATCTACACCTCCGGCACCATGGGCAGCTCCAAAGGCGTCATGCTCAGCCATCGCAACATCACCGCCAACATGATGGACATGTGCCGCGCCGTCTACATCGACGAGCACGACACGTTCCTGTCCGTGCTGCCGCTGCACCACACCTACGAGTGCACCTGCGGCATGCTCACGCCGCTGTACCGCGGCTGCACCATCGTCTACTGCGACAACCTGCGGCGCGTGGCCGACACCATGCGCGAGGTGAAGCCCACGATGATGCTGGGCGTGCCGCTGCTGTTCGAGTCGATGTACCGCAAAATCCAGGAGGGGATCGACCAGCGCGGCCGAGGCAGGTTCCGGCTGGCCAAGGGGCTGGTGGGTGTGACCGGACTGCTGGGCCTGGATCTGCGCAAGAAGGTGTTCGGCGCGGTGCACCAGAAGTTCGGCGGCCGGCTGCGCCTGCTCGTCAGCGGCGGGGCGGCTGTGGACCCTGACGTGGTGAAGTTCTTTCGCGAGCTGGGCATCCACTGCATCCAGGGCTACGGCCTGACCGAGTGCGCGCCGATCCTGGCGGTGAACCGGTCGAAGCTGTTCAAGGACGGCGCCGCCGGGCTGCCGCTGCCCCACGTCGAGATCCGGATCGTGGACGGCGAAATCTGCGCCCGCGGGCCCAACATCATGCAGGGCTATTTCGAGAACCCCGAGGCCACCGCCGAGATGATCCGCGACGGCTGGCTCCACACCGGCGACCTCGGCTACATCGACGACGACGGCTTCGTCCACATCCAGGGCCGCAAGAAGGCGGTGATCGTGCTGGCCAACGGCAAGAACGTTTACCCCGAGGAAGTGGAGTACTACCTGAACCAGTCCCCCTTCATCCTGGAGAGCCTCGTCTGGGAGGGCCCGGAGGCGACGGGACCCGAGGTCGAGGAGATCCAGGCCATCATCGTGCCCAACATGGAGGCGGTGGACAAGCACTGCCAGGAGAAGGGCGTCACGCTGTCCGACGAGCTGGTGGAGGAGATCCTGCGCACCGAACTCCGCCGCCGCTGCGCCGGATTGCCGCCCTACAAGCGGGTGCGCCGGTTCACCATCCGCTGGGAGGAGTTCGACAAGACCACCACCCGGAAGATCAAGCGGTTCCTGTACACCCAGAAGATCATGAAAATCTGA
- a CDS encoding class I SAM-dependent rRNA methyltransferase, with protein MEKDYHTRIRRGHRWAWRGDFDPAALAGVAPGEAVRLESGAGEFLGVGYANPLSHIAVRMVDFDDREPDAALVRRRLEAALAWRERVRPGAAVARLVFGESDGLPGLVADRYGSVLVISQSVAGMERWTGLVAEELSACLGTDTVILRNTNLLRRLEGLEVETRLLAGRWDGPVTVDHDGVRVVVDCWAGRKTGLFLDHRENRRLLSQLVHAGEFVLDLFSYSGLWAHTLLAAGAGRAVCVDSDPAALELARASAAANGWANRLEAVTQNVEEFLAAETRRFDVVVLDPPAFAKKKRFLDDALAIYRRHNALALARVAPGGVLATASCSSFTTREMLLREVIAAAAEAGRDVQLVAEGCQALDHPVLPAMPETHYLKCMFFRVMSW; from the coding sequence ATGGAAAAGGACTACCACACCCGCATCCGCCGCGGCCATCGCTGGGCCTGGCGCGGCGACTTCGACCCCGCAGCGCTCGCCGGGGTGGCGCCCGGCGAGGCGGTGCGCCTCGAGTCGGGCGCCGGCGAGTTCCTGGGCGTGGGCTACGCCAATCCGCTGTCCCACATCGCCGTGCGGATGGTGGATTTCGACGATCGCGAACCGGATGCGGCGCTGGTGCGGCGGCGGCTGGAAGCGGCACTGGCGTGGCGGGAGCGGGTCCGGCCGGGCGCGGCCGTGGCGCGCCTCGTCTTCGGTGAGAGCGACGGCCTGCCGGGGCTCGTGGCGGACCGCTACGGCTCCGTCCTGGTGATTTCCCAGAGCGTGGCCGGCATGGAGCGGTGGACGGGCCTGGTGGCGGAAGAGCTCTCGGCCTGCCTCGGCACCGACACGGTGATCCTGCGGAACACCAACCTGCTCCGCCGTCTCGAGGGACTGGAGGTGGAAACGCGGCTGCTGGCGGGCCGCTGGGACGGGCCCGTCACCGTGGACCACGACGGCGTCCGCGTGGTGGTGGACTGCTGGGCGGGGCGGAAGACCGGCCTCTTCCTGGACCACCGCGAGAACCGGCGGCTCCTCAGCCAACTGGTCCACGCAGGCGAGTTCGTGCTGGACCTGTTCAGCTATTCGGGGCTGTGGGCCCACACGCTGCTCGCTGCCGGCGCCGGCCGCGCCGTCTGCGTCGACAGCGATCCGGCGGCGCTGGAGCTGGCTCGGGCGTCCGCCGCGGCCAACGGCTGGGCGAACCGGCTGGAGGCGGTGACGCAAAACGTCGAGGAGTTCCTGGCTGCCGAGACGCGCCGGTTCGACGTCGTCGTCCTGGACCCGCCGGCGTTTGCCAAGAAGAAGCGCTTCCTCGACGACGCCCTGGCGATCTACCGCCGCCACAACGCCCTGGCGCTGGCGCGGGTGGCGCCGGGCGGGGTGCTGGCCACGGCGTCATGCTCGTCGTTCACCACCCGCGAGATGCTGCTCCGGGAGGTGATTGCCGCCGCGGCCGAGGCGGGCCGCGACGTGCAGCTCGTGGCCGAAGGGTGCCAGGCGCTGGACCACCCCGTGCTGCCGGCCATGCCCGAGACGCACTATCTGAAGTGCATGTTCTTTAGGGTGATGAGTTGGTGA
- a CDS encoding GxxExxY protein, with product MDALNIITGRVLTAAFRVHSALGPGLLESAYQACLAYELHQMRLKADVQVALPVTYDQIRLEVGYRLDIVVEQQVILELKAVNQLLPIHEAQLLSYLKMSGLPVGLLINFHEVRLKDGIRRLINTKPSP from the coding sequence ATGGACGCTCTCAACATCATCACCGGTAGAGTGCTGACCGCCGCATTTCGGGTGCATTCTGCCCTGGGGCCGGGATTGCTCGAGAGCGCCTACCAGGCGTGTCTGGCTTACGAACTGCATCAGATGAGGTTGAAAGCGGATGTTCAGGTCGCTCTGCCCGTCACCTATGACCAGATTCGGCTGGAGGTCGGATACCGTCTGGATATCGTAGTGGAACAGCAGGTGATTCTGGAACTGAAAGCTGTCAATCAGTTGCTCCCGATCCATGAAGCCCAACTGCTGTCCTATTTAAAAATGAGCGGACTGCCGGTGGGTCTCCTGATCAACTTCCACGAGGTCCGTCTCAAGGATGGCATCCGGCGCCTCATCAACACGAAGCCATCTCCTTGA
- a CDS encoding major facilitator superfamily domain-containing protein 1, producing MSDTPKQQAGFRWLVLVIMSLICFAQYFIYDSITPLGTMIKEQLHFTGAEYGLLFSAYAAANVFLLMLLLAGVLVDKLGLKISGIIYGFLCFLGAFLTALGAWQGLPDLLGPLYPWLQTAFLPEWSPELKVMLLGRTIYGVGAEAILVVNNKVLARWFKGKELAFAYGLNLTIMRLGTFLALNVQAPAAEAWGLRGALWFAAVVMLLGFFSFFVYLALERIGRPPQPVGGTVPEEVFRLREAFTFSPSFWFISLLCVTFYSAVFPFQSFAPDILVQKFGYTETAAGHYTSALIFGTMIFTPILGWFVDHKGKRATLMLIGSVLLVPCHLLLGYTRFPPVVPIFVVGVALSLVPAALWAAIPMMVPESRLGTAFGVIGYIQNVGLMLFPWIAGKIADAHTVTGVDGKPVVDYTSTMLMFAALGIVGFTFALLLKWADKRRADGPSIEAVMLK from the coding sequence ATGAGCGATACCCCGAAGCAGCAAGCCGGTTTCCGCTGGCTGGTTCTGGTGATTATGAGTCTGATCTGCTTCGCCCAGTATTTCATCTACGACTCCATCACGCCGCTGGGAACCATGATCAAGGAACAACTCCATTTCACCGGCGCCGAGTACGGCCTGCTGTTTTCAGCCTACGCCGCGGCCAATGTCTTCCTGTTGATGCTGCTCCTGGCCGGCGTGCTCGTGGACAAGCTGGGTCTGAAGATCTCCGGCATCATCTACGGCTTCCTCTGCTTCCTCGGCGCCTTCCTCACGGCGCTGGGCGCCTGGCAGGGACTGCCCGACCTGCTGGGGCCGCTCTACCCGTGGCTCCAGACCGCCTTCCTGCCGGAGTGGAGCCCGGAGCTGAAAGTCATGCTCCTGGGGCGCACCATCTACGGCGTGGGCGCCGAGGCGATCCTGGTGGTGAACAACAAGGTGCTGGCCCGCTGGTTCAAGGGCAAGGAGTTGGCGTTCGCCTACGGCCTGAACCTCACCATCATGCGCCTGGGCACCTTCCTGGCGCTCAACGTCCAGGCGCCGGCGGCCGAGGCGTGGGGCCTGCGCGGCGCGCTCTGGTTCGCCGCCGTGGTCATGCTGCTGGGCTTTTTCAGCTTCTTCGTCTATTTGGCTCTGGAGCGTATCGGACGTCCGCCCCAGCCCGTCGGCGGCACGGTCCCCGAGGAGGTCTTCCGCCTGCGCGAGGCGTTTACCTTCAGCCCGTCATTCTGGTTCATCTCACTGCTGTGCGTGACCTTCTACTCGGCGGTCTTCCCGTTCCAGTCGTTCGCCCCCGACATCCTGGTCCAGAAATTCGGTTACACCGAGACGGCGGCCGGACACTATACCTCGGCGCTCATCTTCGGCACCATGATCTTCACCCCCATCCTGGGCTGGTTCGTGGACCACAAGGGGAAGCGCGCCACCCTGATGCTCATCGGCTCGGTGCTGCTTGTGCCGTGCCACCTGCTGCTGGGCTACACCCGCTTTCCGCCGGTGGTGCCTATCTTCGTGGTGGGCGTGGCGCTGAGCCTCGTGCCCGCGGCGCTCTGGGCGGCCATCCCCATGATGGTACCCGAGTCGCGCCTGGGAACCGCCTTCGGCGTGATCGGCTACATCCAGAACGTCGGGCTCATGCTCTTCCCGTGGATCGCCGGCAAGATCGCCGACGCCCACACCGTCACCGGCGTCGACGGCAAGCCGGTGGTGGATTACACCTCGACCATGCTGATGTTCGCGGCGTTGGGGATTGTGGGCTTCACCTTCGCCCTGCTCCTCAAGTGGGCCGACAAGCGCCGCGCCGACGGCCCGTCCATCGAAGCCGTGATGCTGAAATGA